The sequence GTTCCTCGTCATTTAATTTGGATTTTGCATATATTGAAGTCTGCAAATTATTTTGCTTTACAACCTCATACATAAGCTTTTTAGACTTGAAAATTTCTATTTCATTCTCAATACTATTCGTTCCCATTCCTCCAAAACCGGATAAGTCTTGTAAAACACCAAACTCACCTCCTCCTACAGTAGGACTTTTTTTAGCGTCTTTAATAAGAACGGATGACTGAATATTATATATAGGTGTAACAAACTTTAAGTAAAAGTAAGTTGCAACTAAACATATAATAGGAACAATAATAAACCACACCCAGTTTCTCAAATAGGGTTTAATTATCTCCTGAATATTAATTTCTTTTTCTGATCCTTCAATAACTGGATTATCCATTATTTAGTTTTAAATTTTACAATTTGCTATGTTGTCCTATTTTAACAACACATATTAATTAGTTTTTTAATAATTAGAGCCTTGCATCTACTAAACTTCGGTCAATGCAAGCTTTAGTATCAAAAATAATACTATCCTCTTTCTTTATTTTTCCAAAATCTAATGTGAGAAATTCTTTGTGAGATACAGCAATGATAATTGAATCATATTTTTTATTGTCTTTAAGCTGATCTAGAATAGTTACCCCATACTCATGCTTTACTTCTTTCTTATCTGCCCATGGATCAAAAATATCTACCTCTACCCCATAATCTTTTAATTCATTATAGATGTCAATCACTTTTGTATTTCTTACATCAGGACAATTTTCTTTAAAAGTTACTCCTAAAATTAAAGCTTGAGAGTTTTTGATAACATTTCCCTTAGCTATAAGCAATTTTACCACTTTTGATGCTATAAATTTTGCAATTGAATCATTTACCCTACGCCCTGATAATATAACGTCTGGATGATAGCCCAGTTGCTCAGCTTTATGTGCCAGATAATATGGATCTACAGAAATACAGTGTCCTCCAACAAGTCCAGGTTTATATTTCAGAAAATTATATTTTGTCCCAGCCGCTTCAAGAACATCATTGGTATCAATTCCCATTCTATCAAAGATAAGGGCCAACTCATTAACAAAAGAAATGTTTACATCTCGTTGAGCATTTTCAATTGCTTTTGAAGCCTCTGCGACTCTAATACTAGGCGCTTTGTGAGTACCTGCTGTAATTATTTTTTTATATAAATCGTCAACTTCCTGTGCTATTTCAGCTGTAGATCCGGAAGTGACTTTCATTACACTGGTTAAGGTATTTATTTTATCTCCCGGGTTGATTCTTTCAGGGGAATATCCTACAAAGAAGTCTTCATTGAACTTTAATCCTGAATATTTTTCCAGAATTGGAACACATTCTTCTTCAGTACAGCCAGGGAAAACAGTAGATTCATATATGACAACATCTCCTTTCTTGATAATTTCTCCCAGCATCTTTGAAGCTGTAAGCAATGGGTTCAGGTCCGGAGCATTATATTTATCAATAGGTGTAGGTACTGTTACAACAAAAACATTACAGTTGGCAATTTCCTGAATATTACTTGTTCCTCTGTAACCAATAGTTCCTTTTGACTCATTATAACGGTTTAAACAATCTTTAAGTTTATCAATATCCGCTTCTAATGTCGTATCATGACCATTATTAAGCTCATTAATTCTTTCTGTATTAATATCAAAACCCAAAACCGGATAATGATGAGCAAATTCCAAAGACAAAGGTAATCCTACATACCCTTGTCCTATAATGGCTATATTATATGATTTCATTTTTTGTGATTCTTTCAAATAATTAAATTAACAATATTAGTTTTGATAGTTTAATTACGTAACTTTTATTTTTTAAATAAACCAATAACAACAGCAAGAGCTGTGACACCAATAGAAATAGCAGTAAGATAAAGTCCTGTATTAGGATTCTGTCTTGAGACTATTTCTTTTGCTTTAGTTGACTGAACAATAATGGCGTCACCTTGTTTTAAATTAAAAAACGGAGAATTAATCAAGTTAGCGTCCTGTAGATTAATTCTACCATGAGTAACTTTTCCATCTTCAGTTCTTATCACCAATACGTCTGTTCTTTTTCCATATCCGGTTAAATCACCAGCAAGTCCTAAAGCATTCCAAATAGTTGCCTGTCCGTTAGTAATGGCATAATCTCCTTGTCTGTTAACTTCCCCAAGTACTGTAATCTTAAAGTTAGTAAGTCTTACACTTACAGTTGGGTTAATAACATATTGGCTTACTTTTCCTTTTAATTCATTTTTAACATCAATCAGTGTCTTACCTGTTGTATTAATTGTACCAATAACCGGAAAATCAATATTACCATTATTATCTACAATATAAGTAGGTCCTGTTATCGTTGTTGTTCCCTGGCTAGGCATATTGCCTCCTGCATTGGTATTACTAGGCTGAACCATTTCAGAAGAAGAATAGCTCTGATTGAATGGCTTTACTACATCCATATCTTTAGCGGTAATCAGGATAACCAGCTGATCTCCTATCTGTATTGTATTACCAGAATTTTTTACAGATGATTCAATAGCCACTTGTTCTATATTCTGCATATAGTTTAAATCATTCTGAGCATTATCTTTAACCTTACATGATACTAATAAGAGTATAGAAAACAGTCCTAATATTTTACTTTTCATATTTTAAAATTGTACAAATATACATTTATATTTTTTCCTATTTATCCAAAACCTCGTAGATAGAATTATTACTTATAAATTCTGGTACAATAAGCTTAAGAATCTTAACAACTTCTACTTTTTCCTGCATTATAGAGGCTTCCGTTATATGATTTACCAAACGTTCTATTTCTGAAAAAGACATGGTAGGATCTTTAGAAATCATAATTTTTTCATTATGGGTAGGAAGTGTTTTTGCATTATCACTCAACAGTTCTTCATATAGTTTTTCCCCTGGTCTTAGACCTGTATAAATAATTTTGATATCAATATTAGGTTCAAAACCTGATAGTTTTATCATTCTTCTTGCTAAATCAAGAATCTTCACAGGTTCACCCATATCAAAAACAAAGATTTCTCCTCCCTGTCCCATAGTTCCAGCCTGAAGAACAAGTTCACATGCTTCAGGAATGGTCATAAAGTATCTTACAATATCAGGGTGAGTAATGGTAACAGGTCCACCTGCCTCAATCTGTTTTTTGAAATGAGGAATAACAGATCCATTTGACCCCAAAACATTTCCGAATCTTGTGGTAATAAATTTTGTTGTATTACCTTCAGCATGTTGTAAAGACTGAACAAATAATTCGGCTGCCCTTTTGGAAGCTCCCATTACATTGGTAGGATTTACCGCCTTATCTGTTGAAATCATTACAAATCTGTTGACCTTGTAACGACTGGATAATACAGCAATATTTTTTGATCCTAAAACATTTACACGGATTGCCTCGTTTGGATTATCTTCTACAAGAGGAACATGCTTATAAGCTGCAGCATGGTATACCATTGAAAAGTTATACGTCTGGAATAACGGCTCAATTCTGTGAATATTGGAAACATCAGCTAATACAAATTTAAATCTGATATGAGGAAATTTCTCCTTCATTTCAAGTTCAATATCATATAATGGGGTTTCAGCCTGATCAAGTACAACAATCAAGGAAGGGGTAAACTGAGCTACCTGTCGGATAATTTCGCTACCTATTGAACCAGCTCCCCCGGTAACTAATACATTTTTACCGTAATGTCTGCTTTTAACTTCTTCGTTCTCAATCTTGATGGGTTTTCTATTAAGAAGATCCTCAATTTGAAGATTTCTTATTGATCCGCCTAAATCACTATCTCTCAATTTTTGAACAGAAGGAGCTTTAAATACATTCAGATCTTTCTCTAAAAATAAATTGACCCAGGAATTCATTTCATCC is a genomic window of Chryseobacterium nakagawai containing:
- a CDS encoding nucleotide sugar dehydrogenase; translated protein: MKSYNIAIIGQGYVGLPLSLEFAHHYPVLGFDINTERINELNNGHDTTLEADIDKLKDCLNRYNESKGTIGYRGTSNIQEIANCNVFVVTVPTPIDKYNAPDLNPLLTASKMLGEIIKKGDVVIYESTVFPGCTEEECVPILEKYSGLKFNEDFFVGYSPERINPGDKINTLTSVMKVTSGSTAEIAQEVDDLYKKIITAGTHKAPSIRVAEASKAIENAQRDVNISFVNELALIFDRMGIDTNDVLEAAGTKYNFLKYKPGLVGGHCISVDPYYLAHKAEQLGYHPDVILSGRRVNDSIAKFIASKVVKLLIAKGNVIKNSQALILGVTFKENCPDVRNTKVIDIYNELKDYGVEVDIFDPWADKKEVKHEYGVTILDQLKDNKKYDSIIIAVSHKEFLTLDFGKIKKEDSIIFDTKACIDRSLVDARL
- a CDS encoding polysaccharide biosynthesis/export family protein encodes the protein MKSKILGLFSILLLVSCKVKDNAQNDLNYMQNIEQVAIESSVKNSGNTIQIGDQLVILITAKDMDVVKPFNQSYSSSEMVQPSNTNAGGNMPSQGTTTITGPTYIVDNNGNIDFPVIGTINTTGKTLIDVKNELKGKVSQYVINPTVSVRLTNFKITVLGEVNRQGDYAITNGQATIWNALGLAGDLTGYGKRTDVLVIRTEDGKVTHGRINLQDANLINSPFFNLKQGDAIIVQSTKAKEIVSRQNPNTGLYLTAISIGVTALAVVIGLFKK
- a CDS encoding polysaccharide biosynthesis protein, whose translation is MYNSLRKKIFGGDNVVNLSDVRYLPRWIILVIDIIILVISLFLSTYIIEKITQKEFIYHQDKSIVFAFIILVNTFFMYIFKTYAGIIRHSTFIDLFKLLVSCFSTMFVVATINVIYFWSTGGKFILTPYLVLYFVISFMGLFLFRLYVKEFFHIVREYRRSALKKRILVLGIDEQSIAIARAILDNPNLPYQVVGFLTQRTDSKRASLLGKPIYAKEKIETSTKDDLVIDGVIIVKEMMAKDEMNSWVNLFLEKDLNVFKAPSVQKLRDSDLGGSIRNLQIEDLLNRKPIKIENEEVKSRHYGKNVLVTGGAGSIGSEIIRQVAQFTPSLIVVLDQAETPLYDIELEMKEKFPHIRFKFVLADVSNIHRIEPLFQTYNFSMVYHAAAYKHVPLVEDNPNEAIRVNVLGSKNIAVLSSRYKVNRFVMISTDKAVNPTNVMGASKRAAELFVQSLQHAEGNTTKFITTRFGNVLGSNGSVIPHFKKQIEAGGPVTITHPDIVRYFMTIPEACELVLQAGTMGQGGEIFVFDMGEPVKILDLARRMIKLSGFEPNIDIKIIYTGLRPGEKLYEELLSDNAKTLPTHNEKIMISKDPTMSFSEIERLVNHITEASIMQEKVEVVKILKLIVPEFISNNSIYEVLDK